The following proteins are encoded in a genomic region of Candidatus Paceibacterota bacterium:
- the ybeY gene encoding rRNA maturation RNase YbeY encodes MIVISFTGRKSKIPLTSRELQLIITTTQRLLGIKLPKALPLVLNCKIVNEKEMVAMNETWRHQKQASPIIAFPDYYLKLAGEPVKEEIHLGDMLICPQVLKQKTKDNFSVNNKQNFRQQFIRSFTHSLLHLYGYTHDKDKQAKAMEKKEQQVSDIVIEKLIKKSV; translated from the coding sequence ATGATCGTTATTAGTTTTACTGGTCGTAAAAGCAAAATTCCGTTAACCTCTCGGGAATTGCAATTGATAATTACGACTACTCAGAGATTGTTAGGTATTAAATTGCCTAAAGCTTTGCCCTTAGTGCTGAACTGTAAAATAGTCAACGAAAAAGAAATGGTTGCCATGAATGAGACCTGGCGACACCAAAAACAAGCCTCTCCCATTATTGCTTTTCCTGATTATTACTTGAAATTAGCTGGCGAACCGGTGAAAGAAGAAATCCACTTAGGAGATATGCTTATTTGTCCCCAAGTATTAAAGCAGAAGACCAAAGACAACTTTAGCGTTAACAACAAACAAAATTTTCGCCAACAGTTTATTCGTTCTTTCACTCATAGCCTGCTTCATTTATACGGATATACCCATGACAAAGACAAGCAAGCGAAGGCGATGGAAAAGAAAGAACAGCAGGTCTCGGATATTGTTATTGAAAAATTAATTAAAAAGTCAGTTTAA